The following proteins come from a genomic window of Mammaliicoccus sp. Marseille-Q6498:
- the gtfB gene encoding accessory Sec system glycosylation chaperone GtfB, with the protein MRCYMINLFEQFDLNTKKLYESLKLAGHNHFTIVTDDDGFLPDDINTPYKFFADYYASNSNNSMFFNEVSIPRYWEIEGNNETAWIKDMGVKRGQIVYRNNYKSRIVSQVEWLDKEGRVRFIDHYTKHGVHYAQTVLDIEGKFILKKYIDQNGKEVMYENYVTKDIVLEWKGKNYFFDSKVKFIQFYIEKLNLDLNNFIINSLSTPFAVLYNMKTHGKDVLFWQEHCNGNIPGNMELMFESHPYRQFKMVIPELNEYETILENIDKEERTNILNGGYLHYYYSINQYTNNVLTLTNSDQIEHIESIVNKCPNLTFHIAAVTEMSTKLMKLDQHSNVKLFPVVDNETVKSLFDKCDVYLDINDGNEILNSVNRAFEHDMLIMGYEEVSHNKTKTYSKLLFTKDNQAKDLIKVLKGIYRNQKQFKKYLSKQKSHANEISKTKFNDILESALK; encoded by the coding sequence ATGAGGTGTTATATGATTAATTTATTTGAACAATTTGATTTAAATACTAAAAAGTTATATGAATCATTAAAATTAGCTGGACATAATCATTTCACTATAGTAACCGACGACGATGGATTTTTGCCTGATGATATAAATACGCCATATAAATTTTTTGCGGATTATTATGCATCAAATAGTAATAACTCAATGTTTTTTAATGAGGTAAGTATTCCTCGTTATTGGGAAATTGAAGGAAATAATGAAACTGCTTGGATTAAAGACATGGGAGTAAAGCGCGGACAAATAGTATATCGTAATAATTACAAGTCAAGAATAGTCAGCCAAGTAGAGTGGTTGGACAAAGAAGGACGTGTTCGTTTTATTGACCATTATACTAAGCATGGTGTTCATTATGCACAAACGGTGTTAGATATAGAGGGGAAATTTATTTTAAAGAAATATATAGATCAAAATGGTAAAGAAGTTATGTATGAAAATTATGTTACTAAGGATATCGTTTTAGAATGGAAAGGGAAAAATTATTTTTTCGATTCCAAAGTGAAGTTTATTCAATTTTATATTGAAAAATTGAATCTAGATTTGAATAACTTTATCATTAATTCATTGTCAACACCATTTGCCGTATTATATAATATGAAAACTCATGGGAAAGACGTTCTATTTTGGCAAGAACATTGCAATGGAAATATTCCAGGTAATATGGAACTTATGTTTGAATCACATCCTTATCGTCAGTTTAAAATGGTAATACCAGAATTAAATGAATATGAAACAATCTTAGAAAATATAGATAAAGAAGAACGTACAAATATATTAAATGGAGGATATTTACACTATTATTATTCAATTAATCAGTATACGAATAACGTTTTAACACTCACTAATTCGGATCAAATAGAACATATTGAATCAATAGTGAATAAATGTCCAAACCTAACTTTCCATATCGCTGCAGTTACTGAAATGTCAACTAAATTAATGAAGTTAGATCAACACTCAAATGTAAAACTTTTCCCTGTGGTTGATAATGAGACAGTGAAGAGTTTATTTGATAAATGTGATGTATATTTAGATATTAATGATGGTAACGAAATATTGAATTCTGTAAATAGAGCTTTTGAACATGATATGTTAATTATGGGATACGAAGAGGTATCTCATAATAAAACTAAAACATATTCAAAATTATTATTTACAAAAGACAATCAAGCTAAAGATTTGATAAAAGTGTTAAAAGGTATATATCGGAATCAAAAACAATTCAAAAAATATTTATCAAAGCAGAAGTCACATGCAAATGAAATTAGCAAAACTAAATTTAATGATATATTAGAGAGTGCATTGAAATAA
- the secA2 gene encoding accessory Sec system translocase SecA2 produces MKYNINRAINNARLRRLKKKLDKVNALSLKFESYSDADLQLMTKEFKKRLAQKKSTLDDLLPEAYAVIREASRRVLGMYPKEVQVLGAIVLHEGNIAEMQTGEGKTLTATMPLYLNALTGNGAYLITTNDYLAKRDFLEMQPLFEWLGISASLGFVDIPNYEYRNGEKKALYNHDIVYTTNGRLGFDYLIDNLADSLEGKFLPHLNYAIIDEVDSIILDSAQTPLVISGAPRVQSNLFPIVRAFIETLQEDIHFKVQKIKKEIWLTEDGIKAANKYFNVNNIYDSSYFDLVRNINLALRASYLFEVNLDYFVYKGEIVLIDRITGRMLPGTKLQSGLHQAIESKEKLDLSLDFSVMATITFQNLFKKFDGFAGMTGTGKQGEKEFFELYNKIVVQIPTDKPIQRIDYEDKVFVNEEGKNQAIINRVQQLHSQKRPILLITRTAETAENFSTILFKLNIPNNLLVAQNIAKEAQMISEAGQLSAVTVATSMAGRGTDIKLPDEVKQLGGLAVIINEHMENSRVDRQLRGRAGRQGDPGTSEIYISLEDYLVKRWGNDQLGKNERLKMMDTNHIEKSRLFQHRVKRIVTKAQCVSEETGVTAREIANEFEKSISIQRELIYEERNRVLNKEFLKTFKFDKIARDVFEREFSQKQLVTQASIVDYIYKNISFQFNEDISDLEVSNKEIVVQFLINQFNKQISEHKQQISEIHFYNRFMQKTILKAIDAAWINQVDYLQQLKQSVTNRQNGKRNIIFEFHKASVESFEEMKYKIQRDIIRNICQSIVTYGKDGDLIIHFP; encoded by the coding sequence ATGAAATATAATATCAATAGAGCAATTAATAACGCTAGATTACGGCGTTTAAAGAAAAAATTAGATAAGGTTAACGCTTTAAGTTTAAAATTTGAATCTTATTCAGATGCAGACTTGCAGCTGATGACGAAAGAGTTCAAAAAAAGGCTGGCACAAAAAAAGAGCACTTTAGATGATTTATTACCTGAGGCGTATGCAGTGATTAGAGAAGCTAGCCGACGTGTATTAGGAATGTACCCAAAAGAAGTTCAAGTGCTGGGGGCAATTGTTTTGCACGAAGGTAATATAGCAGAAATGCAGACAGGAGAAGGAAAAACATTAACTGCAACTATGCCCTTATATTTAAATGCACTTACTGGAAATGGAGCTTACCTTATCACTACTAATGACTATTTAGCAAAACGTGATTTTTTAGAAATGCAACCACTGTTTGAATGGTTAGGAATTTCAGCTTCTCTAGGGTTTGTAGATATTCCGAATTATGAATACAGGAATGGTGAAAAGAAAGCTCTCTATAATCATGATATTGTATATACGACAAATGGGAGACTTGGTTTTGATTACTTAATTGATAATTTAGCTGATAGTCTGGAAGGGAAATTCTTGCCTCATTTGAACTATGCGATTATTGACGAAGTAGATTCGATAATCTTAGATTCAGCACAAACTCCTCTAGTTATATCAGGAGCACCGAGAGTTCAATCTAATTTGTTTCCTATAGTAAGGGCTTTTATTGAAACATTACAAGAAGATATTCACTTTAAAGTACAAAAAATAAAAAAAGAAATATGGTTAACAGAAGATGGAATTAAAGCTGCTAATAAATATTTCAATGTGAATAATATTTATGATTCTTCTTATTTTGATTTAGTTCGAAATATTAATTTGGCATTACGAGCAAGTTATCTTTTTGAGGTAAATTTAGATTATTTTGTTTATAAAGGCGAAATAGTTCTTATAGATAGAATAACTGGACGTATGTTACCAGGTACAAAGTTACAATCTGGATTGCATCAAGCAATTGAATCTAAAGAAAAATTAGACTTGTCATTAGATTTCAGCGTTATGGCAACAATAACTTTTCAGAATTTATTTAAAAAATTTGATGGTTTTGCAGGTATGACAGGGACTGGAAAGCAAGGCGAAAAAGAGTTTTTTGAGCTCTATAATAAAATTGTAGTCCAAATTCCAACTGATAAACCGATTCAACGTATAGATTATGAAGATAAGGTTTTTGTGAATGAAGAGGGTAAGAATCAAGCTATAATAAACCGGGTTCAACAATTACATTCTCAAAAGAGACCTATATTGTTAATAACGAGAACAGCAGAAACAGCAGAAAATTTTTCAACTATATTATTCAAATTAAATATACCTAATAATTTGCTTGTTGCACAAAATATAGCAAAAGAAGCTCAAATGATTTCTGAAGCTGGGCAACTATCTGCGGTAACAGTAGCGACAAGTATGGCAGGACGTGGAACGGATATTAAATTACCCGATGAAGTTAAACAACTAGGGGGATTAGCAGTTATTATTAATGAGCATATGGAAAATAGTCGTGTAGACAGGCAATTACGTGGAAGAGCAGGTCGGCAAGGAGATCCTGGGACATCAGAAATTTATATTTCTTTAGAGGATTATCTTGTAAAGCGTTGGGGCAATGATCAATTAGGGAAAAATGAACGTCTCAAAATGATGGATACAAACCATATTGAGAAAAGTAGATTATTCCAACATCGAGTAAAACGTATCGTTACAAAAGCACAATGTGTTTCAGAAGAGACTGGTGTTACTGCACGTGAAATAGCAAATGAATTTGAGAAAAGTATTAGCATTCAAAGAGAATTAATTTATGAAGAACGTAATCGAGTATTAAATAAAGAATTTTTAAAAACATTTAAATTCGATAAAATAGCTAGAGATGTTTTTGAACGCGAGTTTAGCCAAAAACAGTTAGTAACTCAAGCATCAATTGTGGATTATATTTATAAAAATATTAGTTTCCAGTTCAACGAAGATATTTCAGATTTAGAAGTAAGTAATAAAGAAATTGTAGTGCAGTTTTTAATTAATCAATTTAATAAACAAATTTCAGAACATAAACAACAAATTTCTGAAATACATTTTTATAATAGATTTATGCAAAAAACGATATTAAAAGCGATTGATGCTGCTTGGATTAACCAAGTAGATTATTTACAACAATTAAAACAAAGTGTAACTAATAGACAGAATGGGAAGCGAAATATCATATTTGAATTTCATAAAGCATCAGTAGAATCATTTGAGGAAATGAAATATAAAATTCAAAGAGATATTATAAGAAATATCTGTCAAAGTATAGTTACTTACGGTAAAGATGGGGATTTAATTATTCATTTCCCTTAA
- the asp2 gene encoding accessory Sec system protein Asp2: protein MEKKKFRVLQIGGKDLTRIFESKKEVEWLYLDLTLDDSENTLVEEFKNDLGKSVKFDFVFVQTKYSKVLMEIFELVSKPYNTYVDEKYWDESFVNEDLIFQKLIRPFHYENEKDCIEKLQAVTFAGQYGDEISPKYADVNPNFEGNAYYNGNYSLTLSGNFGQDLKPIVSWKNSLFYDQDKVIQVWPEFTVEGNVELEYTFRVIEGGTLDRIVEEYTMTQNDDNVPIEISRKPFNAYITVSVKAKGEGIIKFGTIHKRWSRLDMGQFILGGQRYVDKCNEEFMYYFNPGDMKPPLNVYFSGYRPAEGFEGYFMMNKLGAPFLLISDPRIEGGAFYLGSESYQQGIKYVINQSLEKLGFKKDELILSGLSMGSFGALYYGAQLNPSAIIVGKPLVNVGNIANNMKLLRPYEFGTSLDVLRANEHDIKKLNIDNLNNKFWNVMENARLCDTTFAIAYMENDDYDPDAFEDLLPVLTKHKARVMSRGVPGRHNDDSRTIGSWFVNFYYIILESKFGRLRI, encoded by the coding sequence ATGGAAAAAAAGAAATTTAGAGTATTGCAAATTGGTGGTAAAGATTTAACGAGAATCTTTGAAAGTAAAAAAGAAGTAGAATGGCTCTATTTAGATTTAACCTTAGATGATAGTGAGAATACTCTTGTTGAAGAATTTAAAAATGATTTAGGTAAAAGTGTGAAATTTGATTTTGTTTTTGTACAAACTAAATATTCAAAGGTATTAATGGAAATATTTGAATTAGTAAGTAAACCTTATAATACATATGTAGATGAGAAATATTGGGATGAATCTTTTGTTAATGAAGACTTGATATTTCAAAAGTTAATAAGACCATTTCATTATGAGAATGAAAAAGATTGTATAGAAAAATTGCAAGCTGTCACTTTTGCAGGTCAGTATGGTGATGAAATTTCGCCTAAGTATGCGGATGTAAATCCTAATTTTGAAGGTAATGCATACTATAATGGTAATTATTCATTGACATTAAGTGGTAATTTTGGTCAAGATTTAAAGCCAATTGTATCTTGGAAAAACAGTCTTTTTTATGATCAAGATAAAGTAATTCAAGTATGGCCTGAATTTACTGTTGAAGGTAATGTTGAATTAGAATACACATTTCGAGTAATAGAAGGTGGAACTCTAGATAGAATTGTCGAAGAATATACCATGACACAAAATGACGATAATGTTCCAATAGAGATTTCTAGAAAACCCTTTAATGCATATATAACAGTTTCTGTTAAAGCTAAAGGTGAAGGTATTATTAAATTTGGTACTATTCATAAACGTTGGTCGAGACTAGACATGGGTCAATTTATATTGGGAGGTCAACGTTATGTAGATAAATGCAACGAAGAATTTATGTATTACTTTAACCCAGGTGATATGAAACCACCATTAAACGTTTATTTTAGTGGTTATAGACCAGCAGAAGGATTTGAAGGATATTTTATGATGAATAAGTTAGGTGCACCGTTCTTATTAATCAGTGATCCTCGTATTGAGGGTGGTGCATTTTACTTAGGATCTGAGTCATATCAACAAGGTATAAAATATGTTATTAACCAATCATTAGAAAAATTGGGTTTTAAAAAAGATGAATTGATTTTATCTGGTCTATCTATGGGATCATTCGGAGCACTATATTATGGTGCTCAACTTAATCCATCTGCCATTATAGTAGGTAAACCTCTTGTTAATGTTGGTAATATTGCAAATAACATGAAATTATTAAGGCCATATGAATTTGGAACATCATTGGATGTACTAAGGGCAAATGAACATGATATCAAAAAGCTAAATATAGATAATTTAAATAATAAATTTTGGAATGTAATGGAAAACGCTCGTTTGTGTGACACAACATTTGCAATTGCATATATGGAGAACGACGATTATGATCCGGATGCTTTTGAAGATTTATTACCTGTATTAACTAAACATAAAGCTAGAGTAATGAGTAGAGGTGTTCCTGGTCGCCATAATGATGATTCCCGAACTATTGGAAGTTGGTTTGTTAATTTTTATTACATTATTCTTGAAAGTAAATTTGGGAGATTAAGAATATGA
- a CDS encoding transposase — protein sequence MDKNNKMSQVVLPMDLSKLFHKNDMVRFVDQIVESIPANELLENDITSLGIFYHPKMMLKIILFAYTQSIYNAKDIEASLGDSIRMMWLAQEQKPTAKEINRFRKKENMSNLLKSIFINFRIQLITQGLINKDDHMIDYIIMKDTDENYKFKWYKDLGIFEDSLVEQSRKLYEEIENIKSK from the coding sequence ATGGATAAAAATAATAAAATGTCACAAGTAGTATTACCGATGGATTTAAGTAAATTGTTTCATAAGAATGATATGGTTCGTTTTGTCGACCAAATAGTTGAATCAATCCCTGCAAATGAATTGCTTGAAAATGATATTACAAGTTTGGGTATATTCTATCATCCTAAAATGATGTTGAAAATTATTTTATTTGCATATACTCAATCAATTTATAATGCTAAAGATATCGAAGCGTCTTTAGGAGATAGTATTCGTATGATGTGGCTAGCTCAAGAACAGAAACCAACTGCTAAAGAGATAAACCGTTTTAGGAAAAAAGAAAATATGTCTAATTTGTTGAAGTCTATATTTATCAATTTTAGAATTCAATTGATTACTCAAGGTTTGATTAATAAAGATGATCATATGATTGATTACATCATAATGAAAGATACAGATGAAAATTATAAATTTAAATGGTATAAAGACTTAGGCATTTTTGAAGATAGTCTTGTAGAACAGTCTAGAAAGTTATATGAGGAGATTGAAAATATAAAATCGAAGTAG
- the gtfA gene encoding accessory Sec system glycosyltransferase GtfA: MTIYNINFGIGWASSGVEYAQAYRANLLRKSRHTQRYVFLDFIQSENIQTLTSNIGFQDDEIIWIYQYFTDIKIAPTTYTIDDIRNDINEPVTRVEHIGKIKRLYLNNNETFITCYLKEENENIVNRAEFVVNNMLIRKDFYSYVRVFSEYYAPAENKAKLYMRQFYNEDGSIVYNEYVDGDSSMYSFQNAKLYSKAEFVAYFIKQLQLTSEDIIILDRATGIGQAVLQNKGHSRVGVIVHAEHYSDNMTNNSQILWNNYYEYQFSNAKEIDFFVTATDIQNKTLKNHFDYYYDYTPKIYTIPVGSLDKLKYPQEKRKAYSMISASRLANEKHIDWLVRATIKAKQRVPELTLDIYGEGNEKSRINDIINEHNAQDYIQLLGHVNLEEKYKNYKLFVSASTSEGFGLTLMEAVGSGLGLLGFDVNYGNPTFINDNHNGYLIPLSLQNDDLENIIDSYSKYIIKFFNDGPKDPHKYSYEIAESFMTQSILTKWEKLIDEVLYD; encoded by the coding sequence TTGACAATTTATAATATTAATTTTGGAATTGGATGGGCAAGTAGCGGAGTTGAATACGCACAAGCTTATCGAGCCAATCTTTTACGTAAATCTAGACATACACAGAGATATGTTTTTCTAGACTTTATTCAATCAGAGAATATACAAACGTTAACAAGTAATATTGGATTTCAGGACGACGAAATCATTTGGATTTATCAGTATTTTACCGATATTAAAATAGCACCAACGACTTATACTATTGATGATATTAGGAATGATATTAATGAACCAGTGACACGTGTTGAACATATAGGGAAAATAAAGCGTCTATATTTGAATAATAATGAAACTTTTATTACATGCTATTTAAAAGAGGAAAATGAGAACATAGTAAACCGGGCTGAATTTGTAGTGAATAATATGCTGATTAGGAAAGATTTTTATAGTTATGTTCGTGTATTCTCAGAATATTATGCACCTGCAGAAAATAAAGCTAAACTTTATATGAGACAGTTTTATAATGAAGATGGATCTATAGTTTACAATGAGTATGTTGATGGGGACTCGAGTATGTATTCTTTTCAGAATGCTAAATTGTATAGTAAAGCTGAATTTGTAGCTTACTTTATAAAACAATTACAATTGACATCAGAAGATATCATTATATTGGATCGAGCTACTGGTATTGGTCAAGCTGTTTTACAAAATAAAGGGCATAGTCGTGTTGGTGTGATTGTACATGCTGAACACTATAGTGATAATATGACTAACAATTCTCAGATTTTGTGGAATAATTATTATGAATATCAATTTTCAAATGCTAAAGAAATTGATTTTTTTGTAACAGCTACAGACATACAGAACAAGACTCTAAAGAATCATTTCGATTACTATTATGATTACACGCCAAAAATATATACAATTCCAGTTGGTAGCTTAGATAAATTGAAATATCCGCAAGAGAAGCGAAAAGCATACTCGATGATTAGTGCTTCTCGGTTAGCTAATGAAAAGCATATTGATTGGTTAGTACGTGCTACGATTAAAGCAAAACAGCGAGTACCGGAGTTGACTCTTGATATTTATGGTGAAGGAAATGAAAAATCACGCATAAACGATATTATTAACGAACATAATGCACAAGATTATATTCAACTACTTGGTCATGTTAATTTAGAAGAAAAATATAAGAATTATAAGCTATTTGTCTCGGCATCTACTAGTGAGGGTTTTGGTTTAACATTGATGGAAGCGGTTGGATCAGGACTAGGATTATTGGGGTTTGATGTAAATTATGGTAATCCAACATTTATTAATGACAACCATAATGGTTATTTGATACCTCTATCGTTACAAAATGATGATTTAGAAAATATAATTGATAGTTATTCAAAGTACATTATCAAATTTTTTAATGATGGACCTAAAGATCCACATAAATATTCTTATGAAATAGCTGAATCATTTATGACACAAAGTATATTAACAAAATGGGAAAAATTAATTGATGAGGTGTTATATGATTAA
- the asp1 gene encoding accessory Sec system protein Asp1, with translation MKHFIPAWYSKSNDSWWEDRRIPFYTQRFDTEFDDMVSLMNIYKKNNVQFDFILLNYFPGLRTFLHRNNLFEARYWSLFDEIQGFNHKAPQAIDYRDLQWPEGTEFVFTPFLIKCITGSNSYTNIHFNQEGYLIWLEDFEKNKKIRRYIFDDRGWLSSIKVYDNQGLANEQYYLTIDGEFILTENLKSGDITISEKYQHRFKRVHYNEMSQLIEELFTEYCKLKFSTDDRTIVAADERHNGIITKNLIQDTFCFSVFSNRNDELTDNKLESIQQSNYWIVDTLDNEIKLNEYKVKQNLTTDIMRITPFDTQKVLNISSQLYETYIGIWIDGLSESKIQSMISILQSYIEINKSYRLVLLSKKDKSHLPNWLKDEIDNINNYYHNIEKSLDVIEIQKKEDDYEEFICIKHVPFETDLIEAISTLRIIIDINKEPDLFLQISSISSGLPQINMRVTEYVKDGINGKIIGDENDLIEALDYFLCNLKNWNTSYAYSLKLVEEYSSENILNQLNNLIEGEIYGKKEI, from the coding sequence ATGAAACATTTTATTCCAGCTTGGTATAGTAAAAGTAATGACAGTTGGTGGGAAGACAGAAGAATACCGTTCTATACTCAAAGGTTTGATACAGAATTTGATGATATGGTCAGCCTAATGAATATATATAAGAAGAATAATGTTCAATTTGATTTTATATTGTTGAATTACTTTCCTGGATTGAGGACTTTTCTACATCGCAATAATTTATTTGAAGCAAGGTACTGGTCATTATTTGATGAGATTCAAGGATTTAATCATAAGGCGCCACAAGCTATTGATTATCGCGATTTACAGTGGCCAGAAGGAACAGAGTTTGTATTTACACCTTTCTTAATTAAATGTATTACAGGTTCAAATTCATATACCAATATTCATTTTAATCAAGAAGGATATTTAATTTGGTTAGAAGATTTTGAAAAAAACAAGAAGATAAGACGATATATTTTTGATGATCGCGGATGGTTATCTTCAATAAAAGTATATGATAATCAAGGGTTAGCTAATGAACAATACTATTTAACTATTGATGGAGAATTTATCTTAACTGAAAACTTAAAAAGTGGAGATATAACTATCAGTGAAAAATATCAACATCGTTTTAAGCGTGTACATTACAATGAAATGTCTCAATTGATTGAAGAATTATTCACTGAGTATTGCAAATTGAAATTTAGTACGGATGATAGAACTATAGTTGCGGCAGATGAACGTCATAACGGAATTATCACAAAAAATTTAATTCAAGATACTTTCTGTTTCTCGGTTTTTAGTAATAGAAATGATGAACTAACTGATAATAAATTAGAATCTATTCAGCAGAGCAACTATTGGATTGTTGATACTCTAGACAATGAAATTAAATTAAATGAGTATAAGGTTAAACAAAACTTAACCACTGATATTATGAGAATTACGCCATTTGACACACAAAAAGTGTTGAATATAAGCAGTCAGTTGTATGAAACTTATATAGGTATATGGATTGATGGTTTATCAGAAAGCAAAATTCAAAGCATGATTTCAATACTTCAATCATATATTGAGATTAATAAATCGTATAGATTAGTATTATTATCGAAAAAGGATAAAAGTCATCTGCCTAATTGGTTAAAAGATGAAATAGATAATATTAACAACTATTATCATAATATTGAGAAATCATTGGATGTTATTGAAATACAAAAAAAAGAAGATGATTATGAGGAATTTATTTGTATAAAACATGTACCATTCGAAACTGATTTGATTGAAGCAATATCAACTTTAAGAATTATTATAGATATAAATAAAGAACCAGATTTATTTTTACAAATATCTAGCATTAGTTCTGGATTACCTCAAATTAATATGAGAGTAACCGAATATGTGAAAGATGGTATTAACGGTAAAATTATAGGTGATGAAAACGATCTAATTGAGGCACTTGATTACTTTTTATGCAATTTAAAAAATTGGAATACTTCATATGCGTATTCACTTAAATTAGTTGAAGAATACTCTTCAGAAAATATCCTTAATCAGTTAAATAATTTGATTGAAGGTGAAATATATGGAAAAAAAGAAATTTAG
- the asp3 gene encoding accessory Sec system protein Asp3, giving the protein MTLNNYFNIKWKHINSSTFMYGTYLSFKEKGTYFENSLVPSGIVINEWNMMSYYPKDKSSPTLPILEKGEIYQFKFDYDVEPESSIYFKVIYYRKDGTELDYLIVRNKSCEVTYPEEAYSYKIQMINAAAERIIFREITILESNIINDSNLEMNISEVINKQSDLNVRNIIFVEPSFQDLELLKKAANEFYNVILVINWDRNDMSDNIDHLQGVFENFVNEYELHFIGYGPKSNIMAQSMGQIIKSQVFKTYHESKELSKQLESIMGKYQLKLARTPYVYRYESDGFHPQYLENTLNPVRYFKYLDATLINRGYFNEI; this is encoded by the coding sequence ATGACATTGAATAATTATTTTAATATAAAATGGAAGCATATAAATTCATCTACTTTTATGTATGGAACTTATTTGTCTTTTAAAGAAAAAGGTACATATTTTGAAAACTCCTTAGTTCCTTCAGGGATAGTTATTAATGAGTGGAATATGATGTCTTATTATCCTAAAGACAAGTCATCACCAACTTTACCTATATTAGAAAAAGGGGAAATATATCAGTTTAAATTTGATTATGATGTAGAGCCTGAATCCTCAATATATTTTAAGGTTATTTACTATCGCAAAGATGGTACGGAGTTAGATTATCTTATTGTTCGAAATAAAAGCTGTGAAGTTACTTATCCGGAAGAAGCATATTCATATAAAATACAAATGATTAACGCTGCTGCAGAACGAATAATTTTTAGAGAAATTACTATTTTAGAATCAAATATAATAAATGATAGTAATTTAGAAATGAATATTTCTGAAGTTATAAACAAACAATCAGATTTAAATGTGAGGAATATTATTTTTGTTGAACCTTCATTTCAAGATTTGGAATTATTAAAAAAAGCAGCTAATGAATTTTACAATGTGATTTTAGTTATAAACTGGGATAGAAATGATATGTCTGACAATATTGATCATTTACAAGGCGTTTTTGAAAACTTTGTTAATGAATACGAGTTGCACTTTATCGGATATGGACCGAAATCTAATATTATGGCTCAATCGATGGGACAGATTATTAAAAGTCAGGTATTTAAAACATACCATGAATCTAAAGAACTTTCTAAGCAATTGGAAAGTATTATGGGGAAATATCAATTAAAACTAGCAAGGACGCCTTATGTATATCGATATGAATCAGACGGTTTTCATCCACAGTATCTAGAAAATACATTAAATCCGGTACGATATTTTAAATATTTAGATGCTACGTTAATTAATAGGGGTTATTTCAATGAAATATAA